The Eriocheir sinensis breed Jianghai 21 chromosome 28, ASM2467909v1, whole genome shotgun sequence region gcaaagcgtagatacgaagaaaatattgcagccaactgtaaaaataatccgaaatctttcttctgttacataaacaacagaaaggcgatcaaaagtggtattggacctttaacaaacagcgacggtgcactagtgactgacagccaacacattgcaaacctcttaaacaattacttttcctcggtgtttaatactaacagtcttcctctcgctaccaccaacaccagtactattgtaaatctcgagcatgcattgcctaattttgaaataacaaccgatgaagtccttaaagctctccattcacttaaaacaaataaaagtcctggacctgacaaagtatatccaactctgctgaaagaaacaaagagcgaaatactctcctcctcacaaccgtattcaatatgtccttgcgacaaggcatcgtcccttcagattggaaaaaggctaacgtgacaccgattttcaagaaaggagacaaaaagtaatTACCcgtacaggcccattagtctaacttcggttgtaggtaagctacttgagggcataattagagacaaaattgtgagttaccttgaaagccactcattgattggggactcacaacatggcttccgaaacaaaagatcctgcctatcaaacctattaaccttttataacgacctcttcactgtttatgacgtaaccaaatcactggacgtagtctatcttgatttccagaaagcgtttgataaagtcccgcatcataaattactttacaaattaaagcaaataggtattgacggtcaagtaaaccaatggatcgcgaattggttgagcaacagacaacaaagagtagtgattgacggatttaactcagagtgggcgcctgtcactagtggcgtccctcagggctcggtccttggcccagtgctcttcattatttacatcaacgacgtggatgttggactcaataaccgcattaataaatttgcagacgacacaaagattggtaactcggttctcactgacgaagacaggcaaagcctccaagaggatttgcacaaaatttcagcttggtcggatagatgggagatgccctttaacgtagacaagtgccaggtccttcaagttggaacgaggaataagaagttcgaatatgaaatgcgcggcgttaaactcaaaagcgttcaatgcgtcaaagacttgagggtcaaaatcgcgtcaaacctcaaattctcacagcaatgcatcgatgcagcaaataaagcgaacagaatgttgggcttcattaaaagaaactttgtattcaagaataaagatgtaatactcccgctctacaacagtttagtcagaccccacttggaatatgcagtacagttttggtctacccaccatgcaaaggatattgctaaattagaaggtgttcagcgtcgggcaacgaaaatgatcccttccttgcgcaacaaatcctacgaagaaaggctttctacccttaacatgttctctcttgagaaacgtcgcctccgaggaaaactgatcgaatgttttaaaatacttaatggtttcacgaatgtagacagatcaacattgtttatgatcgatgacactttgcgcacgaggaacaatggcgtaaaactcagatgtagacaagtaaattcagactgcaccaaatttttcttcaccaacgttgtagtgcgagaatggaataagcttccaccatcagtggtccagtgtaacacgattgactccttcaaaaataagctcgaccgtcacttccttcaacttaatatcaactagagtagaaatgcaacgtttttgagtcttctgattaatgtaaaatcacttaggtttaaggacaggccaccaagtctggaccatggggtctgtgtggtctgattttctatgtaaatctatgtaaatctctctctctctctctctctctctctctctctctctctctctctctctctctctctctctctctctctctctctaggtatatatatatatatatatatatatatatatatatatatatatatatatatatatatatatatatatatatatatatatatgttaactagagaagaaatgcaaagttttggagctatctgattgATGTAGaattacttaggtttaaggacagatcacctagtctggaccatgtggtctgattttctatgtaatattctatgtaaatctctctctctttctctctctctgagcttGAAATGAAAATATGTCAGAACTATGAAAATAATATTAGTTAATGTCCCTTTTCAAATGGTTTTAAGGTGGCTTTATAATAGTTTATGTACTGTTATGATCTGAAGAATTGCCATTTTAATCCCTTATCATTCTACTGATGTTATTCACAGCTTAATTTATTTCTACTGTAAGTGTTTCATTGCCACGTTCACAGGTTGCTGAAGTATGGACAGTCATTCATACACAACAGCTTCGGGAGTGACAGCATGGATGTGGAAACCATGCCTCTAAGATCTGAGATAGAGCGGTGGGATCGCACCACCATTTGGTCAAACTTTCCAGAGTTGTCTTACACTGAAATGATGGAAAGTGATAGTGGCCTCAGGCAGTGGCTTGACATATTTTATAAAGTAAgcattaaaatgaaaaataaatataaataaaaaaataaaataaaaattgttCATCTACCAGTGTATAGTTCTAATGCCTTGTTCCCTCCAGGAACTCCTATTGAGGGCTTGGCCATGGCAGAAGTCAATTGTATTTACATATGACTTTGTAAAacaaatttcttcctctttggtcaaatatctatttatttattttgtctgtttACAAAGTTTTCCTTTAATTAACCATTATATAATGTATTCAACCTGgtcataataatattttttttaatcatttacaGTTCATAAAGCAATTGCAAAAAAGTACAGCAACTTCATTATTTGGGGTGTTCATATTTTTGTAAAACTTTCCATTATCCAGGTTGAGTATAATATATCCAAAGGGATATGACATCACTTATGAAAATTTTGGCAGTAATTTGCCACAGACCATTGTTGCTGCAGggattttatttttgcttttcttctgttCAATGTCTCAGAGGCCTGCTGATAACATCAAAGAGTAACAGTTTGAAAGATGATACAAACTTTTGAGCTTTCAGGAGACATTAGTAGCTAATATACACTCATGCAAGAAATAGTCACTTTAACCCATATGCAGTTGATGTTTTATAATTGAAGTTAGTTAGTTATACTAAAACTGGTAACTTTTTATTCAGGTCTAGACTATGACTGTCATCTGTTAAGAGACTGAATCAACTCAATCCTGCCCTTTGTTTGAAATTACACAATTACTTTCCATTAGTCACTATTTACTTTCCATCCTGTCAAAGTTCCCTTAGTAACACCCCTCCTCAGTATGGTGTAGCAGTCCTTCGTGGAGTAccaacagaggaaaagaagatcacagagGTAGTGGAGCGATTTGCCTATGTGAAGGAAACCCAGTATGGCCGAACCTTTGATGTCATCAACAAAACCACAGAAGGTGCCCACCTGGCCTACAGTGGACTGGCTCTGGCCCATCACACAGACATGAATTATCGAGAGAAGAGTCCAGGCATGCAGCTCCTCCACTGTCTCAAGGTGCTCACTGACTGACATTTATGAACCAATAATCAATTAGAATGGTTTCTCATTACTCAAGTAAAATGTCATGATTAGTTATATTTGAATATACCATCATCAGTAGCAGccgtatttatatttatatttctctctctgttaatGAATATTTTCATCCGCTTATTTTACAGGCTAATGACCCGAAGCTTTCTGATGGTGACATTGGAGGCCGCTCCTTCTTTGCTGATGGCTTTCGAATTGCTCAGTGGCTGGAAGAAAATGAACCAGCAGCCTTCCATGTTCTCACCTCCACACCAGTTCGGTGAGTCAGTGCAGTGGGAATGAAAATGCTGCATTTATGTATATTTACAACATTATTGGCActaacactgatccctgtggcaTTCCGCTAGAGTTTTTTCCAATCTGATTGTTCATCTTTCAACATGGTTCTCATTTCTGTTtgtcaggtaatttttcatcgattctgtcatttttctccccaatcctcctctattttctaatttccacaGCAGTTTCTTTGTATgaaactttatcaaatgccttctcTAGTTCCAAAAATATGCAATTCGCCCATCTGTCTCTcctgcaatatattttttttttttttttttacaatagaggaaacagctcaagggcaaaaaaaaaaggaaactgtaatggaaaaaaaaaaaaagcccgctactcactgttcctacaaaagaggtaagaggagtggccgaaagataggtcaattttgaaaggagaggtgttctgataccctcctcttaatatagagttcaagttgtaggcaggaggaaatacagatgaaggaagcttgtttcagagtttaccaccatgagggatgaaagagtgaagatgctgattagcTCGTGCgtaggggatttggacagtaaagggatgagcttgagtagaaagtcgtgtgcggcgaggccgcggaagggggggaggcatacagtttgcaagttcagaagagcagtcagcgtgaaaatattgatagaagatagaggcaacatggtggcggaatttaagaggtagaagactatcagtaagaggaagagagctgatgagataaAGAGCCTCttactcttgagtaaaaacatTAAATTTGTAACAcaagatttaccttgtctgaatcTAAATTgactttcatatattattttctctttctagaTGGTCTACCCACTTTCTTTTAATTATCTTCTCACAGTTAAAAGACAGTGGGAAGACCatctggaaagagagaaaataatatatgaaagtgtgtgtgtgtgtgttactgcatCTAGGTGGCTGACAACATAACACCACCGTGCACGCTCAAGgaaggtaaaacaagaaaaacgtaaTGCTTGCATACACAGTGCCTTCCTTATCACCACAGTTACACTCATAGCACTTATACTACATACATTAACACATTTGAAACAAACAACACACCCACGACAACTAcaaacaagcactcacacacaacaatcgTTTTCGCTCACCGTGGTTCAGTATTTCGAACAGCACACAAACAATGATACAAAAGCACACAAACGGCACACCATCCTTTTCTTGCTGCTTCTATGTGGAGACACGGGCGCTATGGTCAACTCTGGCCCTTATAACCCCAAGTATCCTTGCCAACTTTGTAGCAAGGCGGTGAGGTGGGGGCAGAGGGCCATCCAGTGTGATTCGTGTCGTGATAgatccgagcatgctggctggtaGGTACCACGTCAGCTGTATCGGTTCTTTCACGCCTACTTACGCTGGATTGGTTGACAATAGCATCTCGTGGATCAGCATTAGATGTGGCGTACCtaatttctcatcctcatccttctcagcTGATCCTCCTATTCCACTGTTCAATTCCTTCGACACGCTATATCAACATAACACAGACAACCCTGGCACACAACACCTCCTCTTGAACCCCAAACattcaacacctctcacctctcataaCCCGGCTCCATTTTTCACACCTAGTCCCataaacacccacagacaggtgCGTTCCCTCCGTACGCCAGACTTGACCCGTCACTCACCTCTCACCACAGCtactaacacacccaggtctgccCTATCACCCTCCCCCGATCCTACCCTTAGTTCTCTTTCCCCAGttcctatttccatttcttccccttgttcatcacctgtttcacctccctcctctacttcttcaccccctcccgtttcttctgtatcttcactatcctcgcctctcccttcacttccactaccaccacgtcATAACCATACTTCCCTCTGACTTTAACAATTAATTTCCGTagtatcaaaaacaaaatagcccaaTTACAACACCTAATCACCACACATAACCCAGACATAATAGTAGGGACTGAGACTTGGTTGACTTCTGATGTTGacagtagtgagcttttccctcccccaTTTAGTATGACTTTCGTAaggaccgcccgacagacctcggcaaaggtggcggtgttatcatcgccaccaagccgggtctttgtgttaaacttaggcctgaccttgacacagactgcgaaatcacctgggcccagttacaaaccttcaactgtaaatctcttcttattgctgctttttacagaccgccttctactaatacagactatttacacaaccttcaaatttctttttcacgcatacaggcagacaaacacatctggatcacaggtgatttcaacctccccaaCATCgactggactgcaatatccccatttgaccctcccgatgctgacgcccccaaccccattattccccacacgaacagacgccaactacacgacacattcattgACATTATAaaaacattttcactctcacaaacagtactccagccaacacgaacacatactgtaacacgccccggtggccacggtggccctttgacctcggcacacacacttgacctttttctcaccaacaacattcttaacataacaaacactcagattgttccaggacttagtgaccatgacatactcattgttgacgctgacctccgaccgattagacataaacagagacccagacagattttccttttttcaagggctgacctagacatgatcaaacaagacctaactgccttcaacactgacttttttgcgacagacccacacacaagacctccttccaccaactggaacaacctgaaacacaaaATACATGCCTCAAttaacagacacataccacaaaaaccactttctagtaggtacacacttccctggttttccagggatctacgcagacaacatcgcaagaaacaaagactctacagacgcgcgcagacatacaacacaacagataattggactgcctacaaaaaccaccaaaagacatttgccaaaaacataaaagtagcggaacacaaacacataccaacttacctcgcagacaacgtaagaaatcaCAAAggaaactttttcaaattctttaacaCGTTACCTGCGATGCGACCCACCGGTGGGTCATCAGCTTCTTTTATATGTTGCGATATGACCCACCGGTGGGTGGTAAATTTGCTTTCATATATgtcatgttttctttatattattgaaAGGAATTGGATTATAGTTAAATTACAGTAGTCAGCAGGTGTAGGTGGCCATAGAAAAATGATAGATAAGTAATATTGATaatatttcattatttcatttatataaaaaaataatacaaaaaagacCTTATTTTTGTTTGACATTTTCatgatacatataaaaatatatattatcttctattttttttcattcaaaagaACATGGAAAACTTTCCTAAAACAAATAATGCAAATAGCGCTTTCATAAATGGAATTTCCTGGCTAGGCTTCAGTGATGTTTTTTgtcaaatttccttttttttgtgtgaaaTTCCTTATATAATCTGCTGAACAAACTATGACAAGAAATCAATCAATGGTGAACTTCATAGATCTTATATCGTATTGATAAACACTAGTAATGTTGGCCAAATCTTCCATTCTGATGATGAAGCTCTCACACAGAGTTCTTCCTTTcctgggaatggaaaggaatgctGTGTTGCTGTCACGTTTTTGCAACTACAAAAAGGTGATACAGCTAAATCATCAAcaaagtcctcctcttcctcctcctcatcagtcacatcttttcagatttttttttttttttttttttttttttttttttttttttacatctccgtctatagcaccggtaggctttcttcatgggcctggtggtcggcccaagcccgtcagggcgcaggcaatttttcatagtggtgccagttatgcttggctcatgctgcccccctgggTTGAGCTGCACTGAAGTGAGGGCAAATTACTtagatcacagtactggagagtTCGCCGCGATGCCAGTCACAGGCAACGTGTTAAGAtacgcaaacatgacactaacacgattacatcacttaaagacaacactaataCATTAGTAACCAGACCACAACACAAAgaacaaatactcaacacacagttccaatcggtatacacacaagaaaacaacctgacaccaaacatggcACACAGCCCattcccccccatagccccccttgacatcacgactaacggaatacagaaattactagaAGGACTTGACATAGCTAAATCCACTGGCcctgacaacattcccgccttcatccttaaaacctttgcccccatccttcaggccatattcatccaatcactatcatccacctcattaccctctgactggcttttggcaaatattgATCCTTTATTTAAgccaggtgaccggactgacccagccaattatcgccccatctcactaacatcgattccatgtaaaattttcgaacacattaGACACAAACActtaatgaatcaccttgacacaaacaacatccttactgactcacaacacgactttcgacctaaacgctcatgtgaatcgcaactcataaCAACATATTACGACATTACGAGGCCACTTGatcgacgtgacattaaacaagttgacactattgttttagattttgccaaagccttcgacaaagtcccgcacaaaagactgacattaaaattgaaatactacggtatttcaggacctattcttcactggatcactgcatttcttactaacaggactcaacgtgttcttcttgacagatcttcatctgacactgtccctgtttcttcaggtgtcccacaaggcaccgttctaggtccccttcttttcctcctgtacattaacgatattccactgtcaacgcctaactcttccactagactatttgccgacgatagtttactgtttagagcagtaaagactactgatgactgcagactactacaaaacgacttgaacgccctcgagcggtgggaacaCACCTGGCaaatgcacttccgaccagacaaatgcaaactattaagattcaccagagtgcacaacctcatccatcacatttatagcctcttccatttagcgtaacccgtttctgggtcgtgatctgtagagtccctcacagagtcccgacaacctaagatttggacgccattattggccctgtgttttcaccgcgcttttcaaacactagcacacagtctcgcggcgaagacagggccaataatggcgtccaaatcttaggctgtcgggactctatctatcaagggactctacagatcatgacccagaaacgggttacgctaaatggaaaaggctattacactctccacaattcagatttagaatcggttcacacacacaagtacctttgtatccatctctcaactaacttgaaattcaacactcacatagaccatatcagtgccacagccaacagaacactggggttcctgaggaggaatttacataactgcacacctgacattaaacacatagcttatgacacactggaatactgctccacggtgtgggatcctcacacacacagaaacattgatcggttagaacaaatcaacaccaaggcggctaggttcattacaaacaattacactcgaacacctggaatcacaacacggatcaaacaacagataaacatggaacctcttcacatacgcagacaagcacacagacttacacctatgtacaagatcacaaacactcacattgacattgacccacaaacatacctacataagacaaacagtcaacgtactcgtaacacacacatccataaataccaaacatatcacactaacactgacgcatacaagcactcatactttccacacaccatacatgactggaacagcctccctcaacagattttagattgAGGTACagtagactcattcagaaaacaaatacatactctcttgtcaccacaacacaccaacactaacaactacactggattcacttccctccctgcacactcggctcccctgtccccccaacagccaacacaaatatgcgtgttatgcacctatacaggtgccctgcgcagtATTGTCCAGATCTAGATCCAGATATTTGTTGCACTTCAAAAAGCTGGTGACACCTTACTAGATCATTTACAAAGATATCAATCTTCTTAATAGATTTTCAGTGACAAATGAGGGGCAGCAGTACTCTGCAGTGTGGCCTGTCCTGTGCACAAATTCAGATGGAGACGTGATTGAGGTGCACTACAACAACCGCACCATGAAGCCCCTCCAAGCTCCCACCCATGTGGTGATACCCTTCTACCATGCTTACAAGGTGAGGGAAACCTTTGTATGGCATGCTTGCCTTGGTCACTCATCAGTTGCCAAGAGCACCTTCAGATGGATTAAGACATTGTATTTGTTATTGAATAAAAGTGATTTACTGTCATATCATTCATATACAGGTATATAGTACTTGAGTTATGATGGAGTTTGCTACTGACAGGCTGGTTGCAagtcaaaatttacattaaataataaaaaatattgaAATGTCCTGCCAGGGATAGATTGGCAGTTGCACACCTcttaccctcccagcaaacctgCCTCTGTCCTCATAACTCCATCTTGCCACAATCCTGCAAATGGTTGACCCTTTGGCCACACAACATTGTGCAACATTATAGAATTGAGCTACCGAGTTTTGCCAAGATGGCGGCATTAGCCAAATGCCCCACCAAGTCATTTTGTTGGGCATTGTGTTGGTCAGGGGACAGTGTTTGTAAGTAAAGGAAATGTTATAGTTATATGACTAGCCAGTGTCACCTCTGCAGGCTCTGCTGCATCTTCTTATTTTCTGTGAATGTTTTGTTCAACTATGATTGCTGTTTCCAATAAACAGTAGACTATAATAGCTGCTGCAAGAATATTGTAAGGGGGCTGATGTTGTGGGATGTCATTTTGCTAGCCAACTGGCAGCTGCTAGATTTAGCAATAAGCTTGCACAGCAGACTATAAGCATATAAAATGGTAGAGTAGCAACTATCAACTGCAGTGTGAGTAGTACTTGCAGCTTGTGTTCCAAGGGCAACTGAAGGAAAAGTGTGCCACACACACTTCATTCCTTGTGCGCCCCACCTCAACCCCAGCCTGGCTGGGGTGGGGCCAGCACATCATAACTCACAGACTACATGTACATATAtgtacttttttccctttttttcattgtcCATATTATGCGTATgagtatatttacctagt contains the following coding sequences:
- the LOC127004687 gene encoding gamma-butyrobetaine dioxygenase-like; this translates as MSLRWSAILLRRAATPLMQPSRTLYNRGKSTMVSASLKAEIPSITSALPAHHHAAKVIFDNDTVADFKYIWLRDNCQCPKCVDQSTKQKLVDTPLLDVNVRPESLFINSKGQLEIMWSEESGSHKSEYDPHWLLKYGQSFIHNSFGSDSMDVETMPLRSEIERWDRTTIWSNFPELSYTEMMESDSGLRQWLDIFYKYGVAVLRGVPTEEKKITEVVERFAYVKETQYGRTFDVINKTTEGAHLAYSGLALAHHTDMNYREKSPGMQLLHCLKANDPKLSDGDIGGRSFFADGFRIAQWLEENEPAAFHVLTSTPVRFSVTNEGQQYSAVWPVLCTNSDGDVIEVHYNNRTMKPLQAPTHVVIPFYHAYKLFSDKLRDLSSSLEFSMVPGDLVAFNNRRVLHGRTAFNPTKVDRHLVGCYVDMDEALSKYDLLQAKFHTK